The following is a genomic window from Streptomyces chrestomyceticus JCM 4735.
GGCCAGCAGCCCGTACGTACCGGCGCAGACGCCGAGCAGGCCGCCGAGGGTGAGGGCGGTGGTGGTGTGCCGTACGGCGGGCGGCACCTGCGCCGTACGGCCGTAACCGCGCGCGTCCATCGCCGCCGCCAGCGACACCGAACGTTCCAGCGCGCCCTCCAGGACCGGCAGCCCGACCTGGAACAGCGCCTTGACGCCCCGGTCCGGGCGGCCGCGCAGCCGGCGCGCCGCCCGCAGCCGCTGTACGTCGGCGACGAGGTTGGGTGCGAAGGTCATCGCGACGACGACCGCGACGCCCGCCTCGTACAGGGCGCCCGGCAGGGACTTCAGCAGGCGTGCCGGGCTGGCGAGCGCGTTCGCGGCGCCGACGCAGATCAGCAGGGTGCCCAGCTTCAGCCCGTCGTAGAAGGCGAAGAGCATGCCCTCGGCGGTGACCCGGCCGCCGATGCGCACCCCGCGCGCCCACTCGGGCAGCGGCACTTCCGGCAGTGTCACCAGGGTGTGCGTGCCCGGGATGGGCGAGCCCAGGAAGAACGCGAAGACCAACCGGATGACGATCACCAGCAGGCCGAGTTTGAGGAACGCGCCGTACGAGCGGGCCCACGGCGCGTCCGTGCGGCGCGCCGCGACGACGTACCCGGCGACGCCGATCAGCAGGCCCAGCAGCAGCGGGTTGGTCGTCCGGGACGCCGCGGTGGCCAGGCCCAGCGCCCACAGCCACCAGGCGCCCGCGTGCAGCGCGGTGGAGCGGGTGGCGCGGGGGACGCCGAGGGCGCGGGCGCTCATCCGCGGCGGCGGCGAGCCTGCCACCCGGCCGCCGCGCCCAGGACGACCAGGACGGCGAGGCCACCGATCAGTCCGGCGGAGGGGCCGCCCGAAGCGTCGTCGTCCGCCTGCTTCCCGGCGGCGGACGCGCCGTCGGAAGCACCCGGGTCCGGCACGCCGGAGGCGGAAGCGGAACCGGAAGCAGCACCGGAAGCCTTGTCCGCGCACCCCGCCTTCGGATATCCGGCGATCGCGCACAGCAGCGCGTTCGCGTCGTACCGCAGCGGCTTGGCGACGGCCGCCAGCGCGTCACCGACCGTCCCGTCCTCGGGCAGCCGGGCGCACTCCGTACGGACCGGTGGCGGGTTCTCCCCGGCCGCCGCCTCCGCCTTCGTGCCGAAGTCGAGGACCAGGCCGACGCGCTTGGTGCCGTCCTGCGCGGGCGTCTGCCCGCAGATCGCGGCGAAGTCCGCGGCCCGGCGCGGCTTGCCGGCCGCCGCCGAGTCGGCGCTGACGGTGAAACGGAAGCCCGCCACGGCGCCGTCCCGGGGGCGGCTGGTGGCCGGCCCCTCGGTCGCGTACGACCAGCCGCCGTCCCCGGAGGCCGGGGCGCCGGCGGCGGGCCCGTCCCAGAAGGACCAGTAGCGGTACTCCTGCGCCTGGGCGGGCGCCGCGCCCAGGCCCGTGACCGTACCGGCCAGGGCCAGGGCGCCGAGGAGGCGGGCGGAGCGGGACCGCGGCAGGCGCATCAGACGTCGCTCTTCTTCCGGCGGCCGCTGAGCAGGAACCCGGCGCCGATGCTCGCCACGAACACGATGCCGAAGATCCACCACACGCCGGAGTTCTGGTCGTCCTGGTCCTGCGCGTCCTTCTCGGGCGCGGCGGACGGCGCGGAGCTGCCGGCCGGCTTGGGGCCGGTGGCGTTGAGCTGCGCGACCAGGTCGGCGCCGCCGAAGGAGCGCGGGTCGGCGCCCGCGGCGTGCGCGGCGAGCACCAGTTGCGCGTACGCGGCCGGGCCGGCCTCCTTGGCCCAGTTCGCGGAGTTCTTCTCCAGCCACTTCAGCGGCGCCTGCGCGGCGGCCCCGTGCGACCCGGCGGCGAGGGCCACCACGGCGTCGGCGGTGTTGCCGACGTCGGGCTGGTCCTCGGCGCCGGGCATCGCGGACTTCAGGTGCTG
Proteins encoded in this region:
- a CDS encoding energy-coupling factor transporter transmembrane component T produces the protein MSARALGVPRATRSTALHAGAWWLWALGLATAASRTTNPLLLGLLIGVAGYVVAARRTDAPWARSYGAFLKLGLLVIVIRLVFAFFLGSPIPGTHTLVTLPEVPLPEWARGVRIGGRVTAEGMLFAFYDGLKLGTLLICVGAANALASPARLLKSLPGALYEAGVAVVVAMTFAPNLVADVQRLRAARRLRGRPDRGVKALFQVGLPVLEGALERSVSLAAAMDARGYGRTAQVPPAVRHTTTALTLGGLLGVCAGTYGLLADTGAAYGLPVLLAGLAAALAGLWLGGRRSVRSRYRPDRWGVRAWLVSGSGIAVAALTIWANSYDPAALHPPAVPLTAPVLPLWPAAGVLVGLLPAFVAPLPQRAAGAEVETEPGPGSGSGEPGAGRARVRKSPAQGAPHTKESPQ
- a CDS encoding EGFR-like transmembrane domain-containing protein, which gives rise to MRLPRSRSARLLGALALAGTVTGLGAAPAQAQEYRYWSFWDGPAAGAPASGDGGWSYATEGPATSRPRDGAVAGFRFTVSADSAAAGKPRRAADFAAICGQTPAQDGTKRVGLVLDFGTKAEAAAGENPPPVRTECARLPEDGTVGDALAAVAKPLRYDANALLCAIAGYPKAGCADKASGAASGSASASGVPDPGASDGASAAGKQADDDASGGPSAGLIGGLAVLVVLGAAAGWQARRRRG